In Bombus fervidus isolate BK054 chromosome 11, iyBomFerv1, whole genome shotgun sequence, a single genomic region encodes these proteins:
- the LOC139992502 gene encoding uncharacterized protein isoform X1 produces MSMLDLKITCSYKAVNMGRSYKKCKVRRGMLFYHLVQSHKNNLRRKIKYPNKCDKIDKVLLKVCDRMLNNTRSEKVKRQRNNSKVPCRIISVVSLEIIKNLCVPIMEDWKEENVATYDPWKSTEDRNIIRSLVGSTKAERKQSRFAERQRIQNLEKRSILNSNQKTNFIYKTSKKVVDITQVLDDLKRLYLNNFEDTDISTLENININKLSISNIDKKNTCVGKDDKAGVIEQELVQKFKKLMLYHFTK; encoded by the exons ATGTCAATgttagatttaaaaataacgTGTTCATATAAAGCTGTAAATATGGGACGTTCATACAAAAAATGTAAAGTACGTAGAGGCATGTTATTTTACCATTTGGTGCAATCTCATAAAAACAATTTacggagaaaaataaaatatccaaataaaTGTGACAAAATTGACAAAGTATTGTTGAAGGTATGC GACCGTATGTTAAATAATACGCGTAGTGAAAAGGTTAAAAGACAACGAAATAACTCTAAAGTACCATGTAGAATAATATCAGTAGTATCtttggaaataattaaaaacctATGTGTTCCTATAATGGAAGATTGGAAAGAG GAAAATGTAGCAACCTATGACCCTTGGAAAAGCACTGaggatagaaatattatacgaaGCTTAGTAGGAAGCACAAAAGCAGAAAGGAAGCAATCTAGATTTGCTGAACGACAAAGAATCCAAAACCTTGAAAAAagaagtatattaaattcaaatcAAAAAACCAACTTT atatataaaacatcAAAGAAAGTTGTAGATATTACACAAGTTTTAGATGATTTGAAAAGATTATAcctaaataattttgaagatACTGATATTAGTACACTggagaatattaatattaacaaactATCTATAAGCAACATTGATAAAAAGAACACTTGTGTGGGAAAAGATGATAAGGCAGGGGTTATAGAACAG gaATTAgtacaaaaattcaaaaaattgaTGCTTTATCACttcacaaaataa
- the LOC139992502 gene encoding uncharacterized protein isoform X3: protein MSMLDLKITCSYKAVNMGRSYKKCKVRRGMLFYHLVQSHKNNLRRKIKYPNKCDKIDKDRMLNNTRSEKVKRQRNNSKVPCRIISVVSLEIIKNLCVPIMEDWKEENVATYDPWKSTEDRNIIRSLVGSTKAERKQSRFAERQRIQNLEKRSILNSNQKTNFIYKTSKKVVDITQVLDDLKRLYLNNFEDTDISTLENININKLSISNIDKKNTCVGKDDKAGVIEQELVQKFKKLMLYHFTK, encoded by the exons ATGTCAATgttagatttaaaaataacgTGTTCATATAAAGCTGTAAATATGGGACGTTCATACAAAAAATGTAAAGTACGTAGAGGCATGTTATTTTACCATTTGGTGCAATCTCATAAAAACAATTTacggagaaaaataaaatatccaaataaaTGTGACAAAATTGACAAA GACCGTATGTTAAATAATACGCGTAGTGAAAAGGTTAAAAGACAACGAAATAACTCTAAAGTACCATGTAGAATAATATCAGTAGTATCtttggaaataattaaaaacctATGTGTTCCTATAATGGAAGATTGGAAAGAG GAAAATGTAGCAACCTATGACCCTTGGAAAAGCACTGaggatagaaatattatacgaaGCTTAGTAGGAAGCACAAAAGCAGAAAGGAAGCAATCTAGATTTGCTGAACGACAAAGAATCCAAAACCTTGAAAAAagaagtatattaaattcaaatcAAAAAACCAACTTT atatataaaacatcAAAGAAAGTTGTAGATATTACACAAGTTTTAGATGATTTGAAAAGATTATAcctaaataattttgaagatACTGATATTAGTACACTggagaatattaatattaacaaactATCTATAAGCAACATTGATAAAAAGAACACTTGTGTGGGAAAAGATGATAAGGCAGGGGTTATAGAACAG gaATTAgtacaaaaattcaaaaaattgaTGCTTTATCACttcacaaaataa
- the LOC139992502 gene encoding uncharacterized protein isoform X2, whose protein sequence is MSMLDLKITCSYKAVNMGRSYKKCKVRRGMLFYHLVQSHKNNLRRKIKYPNKCDKIDKVLLKDRMLNNTRSEKVKRQRNNSKVPCRIISVVSLEIIKNLCVPIMEDWKEENVATYDPWKSTEDRNIIRSLVGSTKAERKQSRFAERQRIQNLEKRSILNSNQKTNFIYKTSKKVVDITQVLDDLKRLYLNNFEDTDISTLENININKLSISNIDKKNTCVGKDDKAGVIEQELVQKFKKLMLYHFTK, encoded by the exons ATGTCAATgttagatttaaaaataacgTGTTCATATAAAGCTGTAAATATGGGACGTTCATACAAAAAATGTAAAGTACGTAGAGGCATGTTATTTTACCATTTGGTGCAATCTCATAAAAACAATTTacggagaaaaataaaatatccaaataaaTGTGACAAAATTGACAAAGTATTGTTGAAG GACCGTATGTTAAATAATACGCGTAGTGAAAAGGTTAAAAGACAACGAAATAACTCTAAAGTACCATGTAGAATAATATCAGTAGTATCtttggaaataattaaaaacctATGTGTTCCTATAATGGAAGATTGGAAAGAG GAAAATGTAGCAACCTATGACCCTTGGAAAAGCACTGaggatagaaatattatacgaaGCTTAGTAGGAAGCACAAAAGCAGAAAGGAAGCAATCTAGATTTGCTGAACGACAAAGAATCCAAAACCTTGAAAAAagaagtatattaaattcaaatcAAAAAACCAACTTT atatataaaacatcAAAGAAAGTTGTAGATATTACACAAGTTTTAGATGATTTGAAAAGATTATAcctaaataattttgaagatACTGATATTAGTACACTggagaatattaatattaacaaactATCTATAAGCAACATTGATAAAAAGAACACTTGTGTGGGAAAAGATGATAAGGCAGGGGTTATAGAACAG gaATTAgtacaaaaattcaaaaaattgaTGCTTTATCACttcacaaaataa
- the LOC139992493 gene encoding transferrin receptor protein 1, which produces MQRVLSFQMARGFGESSEFVTKRMCFSLIFSIGFLALLGGFLLGRFATQRAIEFRAEKKRLELAGNGLENTEYLQRFVLEQLERAPLDPDFEMKWDSFNLKENDIHQVSNILSNLSLIEKVVKYQSYIVATARGAREPDRYVVLSAGGEGVGIALELAKIFNQIQEEYTWKPRRSIIFCLFSASSNPCPEILSSFLPHKIVAYIVVDHQALQGKGYFIVSGSDIVQFMVLESASNVKNWFSYDNQLLSSNNTFYNVTTSRLALNIPHAVLSYMNNNITCNENHHERELRKIILAQIVGQTIWKFSECLIIKWNPSYFNNTALDVLKSINNTELLDVKEKVQQTLDKLLTSIKICNKKIDTVDNINTLDTRILNDLLMDLDRILLCPDKQNQSRTDWSTFFRLSYEPSNKIIMYMNEVVKCYENAIQLLQDR; this is translated from the exons ATGCAGCGGGTTCTTAGCTTTCAAATGGCTCGTGGGTTTGGCGAGTCCAGCGAGTTTGTGACAAAACGTATGTGCTTTTCGTTGATATTTTCGATCGGATTTCTTGCTTTATTGGGTGGATTTTTACTTGGCCGTTTTGCCACGCAAAGAGCTATAGAATTTCGTGCGGAAAAAAAGCGTCTTGAATTAGCGGGAAACGGGCTAGAAAATACGGAGTATCTCCAACGTTTCGTGCTCGAGCAACTAGAAAGGGCGCCTCTTGATCCTGATTTTGAAAT gaaATGGGATTCCTTCAATTTAAAGGAAAATGATATACATCAAGTGAGTAATATTCTATCGAATTTATCGCTTATTGAAAAAGTCGTCAAATATCAATCGTACATCGTGGCAACCGCTAGAGGAGCCAGAGAGCCTG ATAGGTACGTAGTTTTATCTGCTGGCGGTGAAGGTGTCGGAATCGCTTTAGAATTGgcaaaaattttcaatcaaattcAAGAAGAATACACGTGGAAACCTCGTAgatctattattttttgtttattttccgCATCTTCAAATCCTTGTCCAGAAATATTGTCCAGCTTTCTGCCTCACAAGATTGTGGCTTATATTGTAGTAGACCATCAAGCTTTACAAG GTAAAGGCTACTTTATTGTATCTGGATCAGATATTGTACAGTTTATGGTTCTAGAATCTGCTAGCAATGTAAAAAACTGGTTTTCTTATGACAATCAGTTATTGTCCTCAAACAACACATTTTACAATGTTACAACTTCTCGGCTAGCTTTGAACATACCTCATGCAGTACTCTCTTATATg aataataatatcacATGCAATGAAAATCATCATGAGAGGgaattacgtaaaataattttagcaCAAATAGTTGGTCAAACTATTTGGAAGTTCTCtgaatgtttaataataaaatggaaCCCtagttattttaataacactGCCCTTGATGTATTAAAATCTATAAACAATACTGAATTATTAGATGTTAAAG AGAAAGTACAGCAAACCTTGGATAAATTGCTGACAAgcattaaaatttgtaataaaaaaattgatacaGTTGACAACATCAA CACACTTGACACAAGGATACTAAATGATTTACTGATGGATTTGGATAGAATTCTTTTATGTCCTGATAAGCAAAATCAATCCAGAACTGATTGGTCAACATTTTTTAGATTGAGTTATGAGCCTTCAAACAAAATCATAATGTACATGAACGAAGTGGTAAAGTGTTATGAAAATGCTATACAACTTTTACAAGAtcgatag
- the Saysd1 gene encoding SAYSVFN motif domain containing 1, protein MVRSDIKERLEAYRRRKRREEMIESIKNVIKTVLPWNGNKSVEDSSVAAPLKSDIKDDQDAESTCSDDSVDQSQCTMLRIVTYLLYFLLWGTLYIIAIQYEFGAVYFILSTLIFICLNTQSKPKKSGELSAYSVFNPNCKAIEGTLDASQFEREIRYGIGNIH, encoded by the exons ATGGTTCGAAGTGACATAAAAGAGAGACTCGAAGCTTATAGACGTCGTAAACGAAGGGAAGAAATGATAGAGTCTATTAAGAATGTGATAAAAACTGTCCTACCGTGGAATGGAAATAAATCAGTTGAAGATTCTTCAGTGGCAGCACCGTTAAAATCCGATATCAAG GATGACCAGGATGCGGAAAGTACCTGTTCAGATGACAGTGTAGACCAATCACAATGTACAATGCTAAGAATAGTGACATATCTACTGTATTTTCTTCTATGGGGTACCTTGTATATAATTGCCATTCAATATGAATTTGGAgcagtatattttattttgtctacattaatatttatttgtctaAATACTCAATCTAAACCAAAAAAGTCAGGTGAACTTAGTGCTTATTCTGTATTTAATCCAAACTGCAAAGCTATCGAAGGAACACTTGATGCTTCTCAATTTGAGAGAGAAATAAGATATGGTATAGGAAACATACATTAA
- the LOC139992485 gene encoding L-asparaginase, with protein sequence MEYLRNNSSGSLAIESVRESRVLVLYTGGTIGMIRNEDGVLVPKANAFVKKLRNYPHMYDREYAEKRFGLMGPLVLPMTATDSKRVIYNVLEYSPLCDSSNMTMDDWIRIAHDIKQAYERFDGFVILHGTDTLSYTASALSFMLESLGKIVILTGSQVPIFDSRSDGLDNFLSSLIIAANYNIPEVCVYFGTNLMRGNRTCKISATSFEAFDSPNFPPLAKANITIEVDYRAIFRPFTLEKFHVYASLNRNVGLLRIFPSMTTHLVRAFLQPPIEGVVLQSYGAGNVPTNREDIIKELSAATKRGVIIVNITQCATGCVKNSYAPGKLLEEAGVISGSDMTPEATLTKLAYVLSKKEWDLQTKRQMMQTNLRGELTAQRPPYLEDIDLVEAVARSLRLSSTAERQELGSILFPAMLNAAVRSRDVVKLEILKGYGADISQQNADGRTALHIACCEGDLNVVHCLLRMGANVHIKDRFNRTPLTDAIEFDHHEIINILVHNGAHLHGSAYIIGEKMCAAAAVGNVKRLTSYQLANADLSQKNFSGRTPLHFAALHNNTQAVKFLLDHNVETECYDKTEQSPYDLAKASGSADAEKLLSPLYSSNSLVMEETSR encoded by the exons atggaGTACCTTAGAAACAATAGTTCTGGTTCTTTGGCCATTGAAAGTGTCCGTGAAAGTCGTGTGCTCGTTCTTTATACCGGCGGTACCATTGGAATGATTAGAAATGAAGATGGAG TTCTCGTACCTAAAGCGAACGCTTTCGTGAAAAAGCTGCGAAATTATCCACACATGTACGACCGAGAATACGCGGAAAAACGATTCGGGTTGATGGGACCGCTTGTACTTCC AATGACTGCGACAGACAGCAAACGTgtcatttataacgtattggaaTATTCGCCATTGTGTGATTCTAGTAACATGACAATGGACGATTGGATTCGTATTGCCCATGATATCAAG CAAGCTTACGAACGTTTCGACGGATTCGTAATTTTACATGGGACAGACACGTTAAGTTACACGGCATCTGCTCTATCTTTTATGCTCGAATCTTTGGGCAAAATAGTTATTTTAACTGGCTCTCAAGTCCCAATTTTCGACAGCAGAAGCGACGGGTTGGATAACTTTCTGTCATCCCTAATAATAGCTGCAAATTACAACATACCGGAAGTATGCGTATACTTTGGAACAAACTTGATGAGAGGAAATCGTACCTGTAAAATATCGGCCACTTCGTTCGAGGCGTTCGATTCACCGAATTTTCCACCGTTGGCTAAGGCCAACATCACGATAGAAG TGGATTATCGGGCAATATTCCGTCCATTTACGTTGGAAAAGTTTCACGTATACGCGTCCTTGAACAGAAATGTTGGATTGCTACGAATATTTCCAAGTATGACTACGCATTTGGTAAGGGCGTTTCTACAGCCCCCGATCGAAGGTGTGGTGCTACAGTCCTACGGAGCAGGGAACGTGCCCACGAATCGAGAggatataattaaagaattgTCCGCAGCTACGAAACGCGGAGTCATCATCGTCAATATTACACAATGCGCGACAGGCTGCGTTAAGAATTCATACGCACCTGGAAAACTTCTCGAGGAAGCTG GTGTAATATCAGGTTCTGATATGACACCAGAAGCTACGTTGACTAAACTCGCTTACGTATTATCGAAGAAAGAATGGGATTTACAAACGAAGCGTCAAATGATGCAAACGAATCTCCGCGGAGAATTAACTGCTCAACGACCGCCGTATCTCGAGGATATAGATCTTGTGGAGGCGGTTGCAAGATCTTTGAGACTTTCTTCAACGGCGGAACGTCAAGAATTGGGATCGATTCTTTTCCCTGCGATGTTGAACGCTGCCGTGAGGAGCCGCGATGTCGTGAAACTCGAAATATTGAAAGGATAC GGTGCAGATATATCGCAACAAAATGCAGATGGTCGCACGGCATTGCATATTGCTTGCTGCGAAGGTGATTTAAACGTCGTCCACTGTCTTTTACGAATGGGTGCGAACGTTCACATCAAAGATCGATTTAACCGTACACCACTCACCGACGCGATAGAGTTCGATCATCACGAG ATCATTAATATTCTAGTACATAATGGTGCACACTTACACGGAAGCGCATATATAATAGGAGAGAAAATGTGTGCCGCTGCAGCCGTTGGAAACGTGAAGCGTTTAACGTCGTATCAATTAGCGAACGCAGACCTCTCGCAGAAGAATTTTTCTGGGAGGACACCCTTGCATTTCGCAGCGCTACATAATAACACACAAGCTGTTAAATTCTTATTGGATCATAATGTGGAGACGGAATGTTACGACAAAACGGAACAATCGCCGTACGATCTTGCCAAAGCGTCGGGTTCCGCAGATGCGGAGAAATTGTTGTCGCCGCTTTATTCCTCGAACTCGCTTGTTATGGAGGAAACTTCGAGATGA
- the LOC139992503 gene encoding uncharacterized protein — MRNSFKYFVILLSLCCLLHLSEPKDNVNGKAKASRTHSKVFGKHPNGGLISFDSEQEQFRIDWAVTIPFLSIPFEHKIGENGEYPSLFNVDTKSIGIVGLMATLFSVVSPLFSKAHPQYNYRSADNGQWLQIGNAINEMMFDNDYVVPCMQRIVCSIVSIAAHSENPTSTDKIIDGLSSHSWFKDVTNGTIIQDAVITGRKGNHNCAYIYKDCLITPKLLRTVMDELGIM; from the exons ATGAGAAATTCGTTCAAATacttcgttatattattatcgcTATGTTGTTTGCTGCACCTTTCTGAACCGAAGGATAACGTTAATGGAAAGGCAAAAGCTTCGAGGACTCACAGTAAGGTATTTGGAAAGCATCCAAATGGTGGGCTGATCTCTTTCGATTCGGAGCAAGAACAATTTCGT ATTGATTGGGCTGTGACTATTCCTTTCCTTTCGATACCGTTCGAGCATAAAATAGGGGAGAATGGTGAATATCCATCGTTGTTCAACGTTGATACGAAAAGCATTGGAATTGTTGGATTAATGGCCACCCTGTTTAGCGTAGTTTCGCCATTATTCTCGAAAGCGCATCCACAGTATAATTATC GCTCGGCGGATAATGGACAATGGTTACAAATAGGGAACGCTATTAATGAAATGATGTTCGACAACGATTACGTGGTTCCGTGCATGCAACGTATCGTTTGTTCGATCGTTTCAATAGCCGCGCATTCGGAGAATCCAACGAGTACAGATAAAATAATCGATGGATTATCAAG TCACAGTTGGTTCAAGGATGTTACAAATGGTACGATCATTCAAGATGCTGTGATTACCGGACGAAAGGGAAATCATAATTGCGCTTACATTTATAAGGATTGTTTAATAACGCCGAAGCTTTTAAGAACCGTGATGGACGAGCTTGGGATAATGTGA
- the LOC139992498 gene encoding uncharacterized protein isoform X1, producing the protein MEVCFVEVANSRKKMFTVNNILFEIFLSQMSFNFRNPVLLLLSLAAIVGGSPKFDDGGFIPSSMIYLEKNAKSQDQIAMPSEPRLRSETSTKRSDVDNDVDITDRSQEPRFGFTNLGSTGSGYGVSTYAPAKIDLGGLFLGAIIGIGSILIIPKLLYILSGTYGHYARSEESGFAQIMTRMDDVLARHGIDTTSCMQRAVCTYSQQASSSVKEANKLSDNEKASSLDRVIDTITTNQIFRTAMEGTAIQEAVEAGRAGRNCSRTYPHCGFSMETILSLLSNVITTVAAVNTGTTTSTGSGTL; encoded by the exons ATGGAGGTATGCTTCGTAGAAGTAGCAAATTCGCGAAAGAAAATGTTCACTGTGAATAATATCTTGTTTGAAATCTTTTTGTCGCAGATGTCGTTTAATTTTCGGAATCCTGTCCTGCTCTTGTTATCTTTGGCGGCGATCGTCGGAGGCAGCCCCAAGTTTGACGATGGAGG GTTCATACCAAGTTCCATGATCTATCTGGAAAAGAACGCAAAGTCCCAGGATCAGATAGCTATGCCTTCCGAGCCAAGGCTACGCAGTGAGACATCAACAAAGCGGAGTGACGTGGACAACGACGTGGATATTACGGATCGCAGCCAAGAACCTCGATTTGGTTTCACGAACCTTGGTAGCACAGGAAGC GGTTACGGAGTATCAACGTATGCACCGGCGAAGATAGACTTGGGAGGATTGTTCTTGGGCGCCATCATAGGAATAGGTTCCATCCTCATCATACCTAAACTACTCTACATTCTTTCTGGCACTTACGGCCATTATGCAAGAA GCGAAGAGAGTGGCTTCGCTCAAATCATGACAAGAATGGACGACGTTCTGGCTCGTCACGGTATTGACACGACATCCTGCATGCAACGAGCCGTCTGTACTTATTCGCAACAGGCCTCCTCGTCGGTGAAAGAGGCCAATAAGCTAAGCGACAATGAGAAGGCGTCGTCGTTGGATCGCGTGATCGATACGATCACGACGAATCAGATTTTCCGAACGGCCATGGAAGGAACCGCGATACAGGAAGCGGTGGAAGCAGGGAGAGCCGGTCGAAATTGTTCGCGGACTTATCCACATTGCGGATTTTCCATGGAAACGATACTGTCTTTATTATCGAACGTAATTACCACGGTCGCCGCAGTTAATACAGGAACTACGACGTCCACAGGAAGTGGGACATTGTAA
- the LOC139992498 gene encoding uncharacterized protein isoform X2, giving the protein MEMSFNFRNPVLLLLSLAAIVGGSPKFDDGGFIPSSMIYLEKNAKSQDQIAMPSEPRLRSETSTKRSDVDNDVDITDRSQEPRFGFTNLGSTGSGYGVSTYAPAKIDLGGLFLGAIIGIGSILIIPKLLYILSGTYGHYARSEESGFAQIMTRMDDVLARHGIDTTSCMQRAVCTYSQQASSSVKEANKLSDNEKASSLDRVIDTITTNQIFRTAMEGTAIQEAVEAGRAGRNCSRTYPHCGFSMETILSLLSNVITTVAAVNTGTTTSTGSGTL; this is encoded by the exons ATGGAG ATGTCGTTTAATTTTCGGAATCCTGTCCTGCTCTTGTTATCTTTGGCGGCGATCGTCGGAGGCAGCCCCAAGTTTGACGATGGAGG GTTCATACCAAGTTCCATGATCTATCTGGAAAAGAACGCAAAGTCCCAGGATCAGATAGCTATGCCTTCCGAGCCAAGGCTACGCAGTGAGACATCAACAAAGCGGAGTGACGTGGACAACGACGTGGATATTACGGATCGCAGCCAAGAACCTCGATTTGGTTTCACGAACCTTGGTAGCACAGGAAGC GGTTACGGAGTATCAACGTATGCACCGGCGAAGATAGACTTGGGAGGATTGTTCTTGGGCGCCATCATAGGAATAGGTTCCATCCTCATCATACCTAAACTACTCTACATTCTTTCTGGCACTTACGGCCATTATGCAAGAA GCGAAGAGAGTGGCTTCGCTCAAATCATGACAAGAATGGACGACGTTCTGGCTCGTCACGGTATTGACACGACATCCTGCATGCAACGAGCCGTCTGTACTTATTCGCAACAGGCCTCCTCGTCGGTGAAAGAGGCCAATAAGCTAAGCGACAATGAGAAGGCGTCGTCGTTGGATCGCGTGATCGATACGATCACGACGAATCAGATTTTCCGAACGGCCATGGAAGGAACCGCGATACAGGAAGCGGTGGAAGCAGGGAGAGCCGGTCGAAATTGTTCGCGGACTTATCCACATTGCGGATTTTCCATGGAAACGATACTGTCTTTATTATCGAACGTAATTACCACGGTCGCCGCAGTTAATACAGGAACTACGACGTCCACAGGAAGTGGGACATTGTAA